A segment of the Sphingomonas kaistensis genome:
CACCTTGTCCTCGGACTTGGTTTCCTGAAGGCACAGGATGTCGGGCTGCTCTTCGTCGAGGAAGCGGCCGACGATGGGCACGCGGGCGCGAACGCTGTTGATGTTCCAGCTGGCGATCTTGAGTTTGCTCACGCAACGCCCCTAGCAAGCCGGCCGGCCGAAACGCAAAGGCCGCAACGGAAAAGGCCCCCGCTCCGGGGGCATGGAGCGAGGGCCGACCAAGCGTTCGTCACGCGAGGGACCAGCAGCGAGCCCGGTAACAGGGGGAAACCCAAGCTCATTGCTGCGGTCAGAAGTCCACTTAGGTCGCCGTGCCTGAAGCTCGCATGAACAGTAGCTAATTCAATACGGATCACCGTGACTTAGCGACCCCGCTTGACGGGCTCGCGATAGGTGAAGGCACCGGCGGGGATGGCCACATTGTAGCGCTGGCCATCCAGCTTGACAGTGGTGCGCTTGTTCTGCGCGTCGATCGCGGTCCACCCTTCCAGCATCAGTCCACCCGGCGCCGCGCTGTTCTTGGAGAAGGCAAGCAGCAAGGTGCCGAATTCCGGACGGCGTGCATCACGGGCGCGGACGATCACCACGCCGGGGTTGGTCTGCGGCTCGACCCGAGCGATCCGCCCCAGGTTCGGCTGCGGCGACAGCAGCACCGCCAGCGGCGAGCGCGCGATCGGCCAGGCCGACTTTTGGCCCACCTCGTAATCGACGAAGGTCAGGTTCTTGCCGTCGCCGACCATCACCATGTTTGCGCCCGCGCCATATTCGAAGCGGATCTTGCCGGGACGCTGCAGGCTGAGCGTGCCCGACTGGGTGCGGCCACGGCCGTCCGACTGCGTGAAACGCGCGGTCATGCTGCTGGTCGCGGCAAGGCTCTGCTCGACCGCCTTGAGCGGGGTCGCCTGCTGGGCGATGGCGGCGGGTGCCGCAAGCGACAGCATTGCAGCAACGCCGACCAGGCGCGGGTTGAGGTGCTGAAACATCGAAACTCCTGACGTCATGTTTGCAGGGGCACTAGGCCGAGCGGTTTGAATGCGCTCTGAATTGGGCAGTTCCCTGCCGTTCACCCAACGTAGCGCTGCCGCAACGCCATCATCGCCAGGGCCGCAGCGGCTGCGCCGCCGCCCTTGTCCATCTGCGCGCGGTCGGCGCGGGCAAGCGCCTGCGCTTCGTTCTCGACCGTCAGGATGCCGTTGCCGATCGCCATCCCGGTCAGCGTCAGTTCCATGATCCCCCGCGCGCTTTCGTTGCAGACCACCTCGAAATGATAGGTCTCGCCGCGGATCACAACGCCCAGCGCGACAAAGGCGTCGAAATCGCCGCTCTCGTCGGCCATGGCGATGGCGGCTGGGACTTCGAGCGCGCCGGGGACGGTCAGTGTCTCATGGCTGTGGCCGGCCTCCTCGATCGCGGCGCGGGCACCGGCGAGGAGGAGGTCGTTGAGATGCTCGTAGAAGCGGGCTTCGACGATCAGGATGTGGGCCATGTCAGGCATCTCCCCCGATGCAGCGTTCCTCGATGATGGCGAGTCCGTAGCCGCTGAGTCCGACGGGCGAGTGGCGGGTGTTGGACAGGAGGATCATGTCGTGGATTCCCAGCGCCGCGAGGATCTGCGCGCCGATTCCGTAGCTGCGCAGCGCTTCGCCTTCTTCCACTTCCTTGCCGACCCGGCGGTCGGCCGCGCGCGACAGCGATCCGGGGCTTGCCGCATGAAGCGCCACCACGACGCCTGAACCCTGCTCCTCGATCATCTTCATCGCACCGGCCAGCAGACCGCCCCGCTCCGACGGCTCGCCAAGGACATCGGCGAACAGGTCGAGGCTGTGCATGCGCACCATCACCGGCTCCTCGGGGTTTAGCGGGCCGAGGATAAGCGCAAGCTGCTCGGCACCGGTCGCCTTGTCGCGAAACACTTGGGCCTGCCACTCCTGCCCCGACGGGCTGTCGAACGGCGTCGCGGCGACCCGTTCGACCAGATGGTCGCGGCGCAGGCGATAGGCGATCAGGTCGCGGATCGTGCCGATCTTCAGGCTGTGCTGCCGCGCGAACTCGATCAGGTCGTCGAGCCGGGCCATGGTCCCGTCCTCGCGCATGATCTCGCAGATCACCCCCGAAGGGTTGAGCCCGGCGAGGCGGCTGACGTCGACCGCGGCCTCGGTATGGCCGGCGCGGACCAGCACGCCACCGGGGCGTGCGACAAGGGGAAAGACGTGACCGGGGGAGACCAGATCCTCGGAACTGTTGTTGGCATCGATCGCGACCGCGATGGTGCGGGCCCGGTCGGCCGCGCTGATCCCGGTCGAGACGCCGGTGCGGGCCTCGATGGAGACGGTGAACGCCGTTTCATGGCGGGTCCCGTTGGTCCGCGCCATCAAGGGCAAGCCAAGCCCGTCGATCCGTTCCTTGGTCAGCGCCAGGCAGATCAGCCCGCGGCCGTGACGGGCCATGAAGTTGATCGCGTCGGGGGTGGCCATCTGCGCGGGGATGACGAGGTCGCCCTCATTCTCGCGATCGTCGTCGTCGACGAGGATGAACATCCGCCCGTTGCGGGCCTCGTTGATGATCGCCTCCGGACCGACCAGCACCTCGGTGGTGCCCTTGGCGAGCAGCTTCTCCAGGCGACCGAGCGTGTCGGCGGTCGGATTCCAGTCGGATGATCCGAGCTTGCGCAGGGAATTGGGGTGAAGTCCGGCCGCGCGGGCAAGTCCGGACCGGCTGATCTCGCCAGTCTCGATGATGGCGGTCAGTCGTTCGATGAGATCGGTAGCCATGAGGCCCAGTATCACACTCGAATGTGAGAAGCGATAGCTTCCCCACCCACTTCAGTGTGCGGCGCGTGCCGCGACCATCCGCTGCAGATAACGGGCAAGCACGTCGATCTCCACGTTCAGCGCGCGGCCGACGGAGAGGCCGGCGAGAGTGGTCTGCTGCGCGGTGTGGGGAATGATGTTCACGCTGAAATGGGTCTGCGCGCCCACGTCGCGGACATCGTTGACGGTGAGGGACACGCCATCGAGCGTCACAGACCCCTTGGCCGCCAGCATCGGCCCGAGAGCCGCCGGTACGGCAAGCCCGACGCGGAGGCTGTCGCCTTCGGGGCACAGGCCGATCACCTCGGCCAGACCGTCGACATGGCCGGTGACCAGATGTCCGCCGAGCTCGTCGCCAAGCCGAAGCGCGCGTTCGAGGTTGAGGCGCGCCCCTTCCTGCCACAGGCCCGGTGCGGTTCTGGACACGGTTTCGGCGCTCAGATCGACGGCAAACCAGCCCTCACCCTTGTCCACCACGGTCAGGCAGGCGCCAGAGCAGGCGATGGACGCGCCGAGGTCGACCCCGCCCATGTCGTAGCCGCACTCGATCACCAGTCGGAGGTCGCCCCGCTGCTGGGCGGTGCGGACGGTTCCCACGTCGGTGATGATGCCGGTGAACATGGTTCAGTTTTCCTCGGAGCGGACGCGCTCGTAGACTTCGAGCCGGTCGATGCCAAGCTGGCGCCCGTCGCGCGGCTCCCACCGGCCATGCGCATCGCCGATCGCGTCGAGCCCGATATAGCCGACGCTCTGCCGCCCCTCGCCGATGATGATGGGCGCGCGGTAGAGGAGAATGCGGTCGACCAGGTCCTCGGCGAGGAAGGCAGTGGCGGTGGACGAACCGCCTTCGACCAGCAGGTCGTTGACGTCATGAAGCCGGAAGACGTCGGCCGGTGAGCGCAACATCTCCCACCCCTCGACGGGCTCGCCGCGGCTGAGCAAGGCGCGGCGCGGGGAGCGTTCCTCGAGCCCGGGAAGTCGCACGTCGAGCTTGGGCCGATCGGCCGCCAGCGTGCCGCGCCCGACCAGGATCATGTCGCAATGGGCGCGTTCGAGGTGAACATGGGCGCGCGCGTCCTCGCCGGTGATCCACTTTGATTCGCCCGAGGGAAGCGCGATCTTGCCGTCGATCGACAGCGCGAGCTTGAGGGTGATGCGGGGGCGCCCGAGCGCCTGCCGCGTGAGCCAGCCGGCCATGCCGTCGCGGGCCAGGTCGGCGCCCGGGCCAAGGCGGACGTCGATCCCGGCGCCGCGAAGACGCTGCAGCCCCTCGCCCGCGGTGCGCGGATCAGGATCCTCGATCGCCGCGACCACTGCGGCGACGCCGCTGGCGAGGATCAGGTCGGTGCACGTCGGCCCCCGCGGGCTGCGGTGATTGCACGGTTCTAGCGTTGTGTAGAGCGTCGCGCCGGACGCGCGCTCGCCGGCAAGGGCGAGGGCGATGGATTCGGCATGGGGCCGTCCGCCGGGGGCCGTCGCGCCCTGGCCGACAATGTCGCCATCGGCGCCGACGATCAGGCAACCGACGTTGGGGTTGGGAGCCGTCGTTCCACGCGCGGCGGCACCCAGCCGGGCCGCCTCCGCCATCCACTCGGCGTCACTCCTCGATGCCGAAGCTATTGGCGATCTCCTTGAACTGCTCCTGCCGGACCGCGGCCCGCTCCTCGCGCGCCTTCTGGTCCTTGACCTGGTCGGCCTTGATCTCGGCATCGGTGCGATTGGCCGACCAGCTTTCCGGGTAGATGACGGTCACCGGCGGGGCGGTGTTCACCTTGGCGTCGAGGAAGAAGACCACGATGATGACCACCGTGAAGAGGATGCTGAGTCCGGCGGCGATGGTTTGCTCGCGGCCGCGCCGGCGGAACACGGCCCGAAGGTCGCGCAACGCCGTCCTGGGACTGTGCATCGGAGGAAAAAAGCCCATGGCGGGGATGTAGGGGGTCAGGTGCCGCGCGGCAATTGGACCGCTCTCACCGGTGCGAGAGCGGTCCGCATCGTCATTCCTCCAGCTCGAACCGCAGCGTGATGGTCAGTACCGAAGCCACCGCGCGGCCGTCCTCGGTGGCTGGCCGGTAGCGCCAGTAACGGACGAGATGGTTGCGGGCCGCAGCGAGGAAAGCGGGATCGGCGGCGGCGAGTGGTTCGACCGCGGTCACCCGCCCGCGGGCATCGATCGACAGGCGCAGTCGAAGCACCGCCTCGGCCTCGGTCCGCCGCATCGATTCGGGGTAAGGCGGCCGAAGCAGGTCTGCCGGAGTCGCCGCGCGCGGGCCGACCCGGACGATCGCCGGCTGCGGCTGCGGCGGAAGGGGTGGCGGCAGCGTGGCTTCGAGCGCCGGTCCGATGTCGGGCACCTGGCTGTTGATGCTTGGCCCCAGGTCGAAGCTGTCGGCGGGTTGCGGGGACTGGATCACGGGCGGGATGCGGTCGATCTGGCTGTCGGGCGGCGGCGGGAGCACCGTGTCACGCTGCACCTGCGGCTTGGCTTCGGGCACCGGCTGCGGCGGGGGCGGCGGCAGCGGGACGTTATAAATCTCGGTCCGGCCCGGTGGCGCCAAGCCATCGACGTGCATCTTGGCGGTAATCAGCAATCCGATCGCGATCGCATGTCCGGCGACGATCATCACCAGGGTGGGAGGACTGAGCCGGCGCCGGCTCCTCTGGTTGGCGGCATAGGCAAGCATGGCAACCTCCTCTTCATCGCGAGTCGATGTAGAGGATGTTACATCATTACATTTAAGGTGCAAGCGCTCTGGTCAGCGCCGGCCGGACACACGAAATGGCGGTCAGGTCCTGGCGCCGGCTTCCAGCCGCGCGAGGCTGCGCTTGCGCCCGATCAGCCGTAGCAGGGGCGCCATCTCGGGTCCGCTTTCCCGGCCCGTCAGTGCCAGCCGCAGCGGCTTGAACAGCGCCTTGCCCTTGCGGCCGGTGTCAGCCTTCAGCTGGTCGGTGAGGGCGTGCCAGGGATCGGCCGACCAATCGACCGCGGCGGCCAAAGCGGCGGCCTCCGCGAGGAAGGCGCGATCCTCGGCTGGGAGGTCGGGGGCCGCAAGGTCGCCTTGCACGACTTCCTGCCAGGCATCGATTTCGGTGACGTGGTCGAGCGCGGTCCGAAGGACGCTCCAGCTGCCCTCGTCCACCCACGCCGGCACGCGTTCGGCCACCGCGGCGAACGGCATGGCGTGCAGCAGCCGGGCATTCAGCTGCTCGACCTCACCCATATCGAAATGCGCTGGGGCACGCCCGAAGTGCGCGAAGTCGAAGCTCGCCGCCAGTGGCTCGAGGTCGGCAACCGCCTCGACCGGCTGGCTGGTGCCGAGCCTCGCGAGCAGGCTCAGCAAGGCCATCGGCTCCAGCCCGCGCTCCTGCATCTCGCCGACACCGACCGCACCGAGGCGCTTCGACAGCTTGCCCTCAGCAGCCACCAGCAAGGCTTCGTGAGCAAGCCGCGGCGGCTCGGCGCCGAGCGCAGCGAACATCTGCAATTGGACCGCGCTGTTGGACACGTGGTCCTCGCCCCGAACGATGTGGGTGATGCCAAGGTCGATGTCGTCGATTACGCTTGGCAGCAGATACAGCCAGCTGCCATCGGCGCGGCGGATGACGGGGTCCGACAGCAGGTGCGGGTCGAACTTCTGTTCGCCGCGGACCAAATCGTCCCACCCGATCGGCTGCTCATGGTCGAGGCGGAAGCGCCAGTGCGGTGCACGGCCCTCGACCGGCGTATTCTCGCCCTCGGGCCGCTCGTAGATCGGCGGCAGGCCACGCCCGAGCAGGATCTTGCGGCGAAGGTCGAGCTCCTCCGGAGTCTCGTAGCAAGCATAGATGCGGCCCGCTGCGCGCAATTGCTCGAACTGCCGCTCATAGAGGGCGAAGCGATCGGACTGGCGGACCATGTCGTGCGGGTGCAGCCCGAGCCAGGCGAGATCGGCATGGATCGCCTGCTCGGCCTCTGCCGTCGAGCGCTCGCGGTCGGTGTCGTCGACCCGCAGCAGGAACCGTCCGCCATGCCGCCTGGCGAACAGGAAGTTGTGCAGCGCCGTGCGGATGTTGCCGACATGCAGGCGGCCGGTCGGCGAGGGGGCAAAGCGGGTAACGACGGTCATGGCCGTGCGCCTATCGCCCTCGGGCGGCCAAGGCTAGTTGCGGCCGAACCATCTCAATCGCCGGTCCGGAACGCATTGGTGATCGGATAGCGGCGGTCGCGGCCGAAGTTGCGGCCGCCCAGCTTGACCCCGGGCGGGGCCTGCCGGCGCTTGTATTCGGCGCGCAGAACCATCGTTTCCAGACTTGCGACCAGCGCGACCTCGCTGCCGGTTTCCGACGCGACCTCGTGGACGCTGAGCTCGCGATCGATCAGCCCGTGGAGGATGGGATCGAGCTTTTCATAAGGCGGCAGGCTGTCCTCGTCCTTCTGGTCATGGCGCAGCTCGGCCGAGGGCGGCTTGGTGATGACCCGCTCCGGCATCACCGGTCCGGCGGGGCCGAGCAGGCCTTCGGGCCGCCCTTCGTTGCGCCACCGCGAAAGCTTGAAGACGGTGGTCTTGTAGGCGTCCTTCAGCACCGAATAACCGCCCGCCATGTCCCCGTAGAGGGTGGCGTAGCCGACGCTCATCTCGCTCTTGTTGCCGGTGGTCAGAAGCATCGGGCCGAACTTGTTGCTGAGCGCCATCAGAGTGACCATCCGGAGGCGGGCCTGGATATTCTCCTCCGCCAGGTCGCGCGGCCGGCCCTCGAAGGAACTGCCGAGCATGGTGTCGAGGGCGTCGACCGCCGCCGCGATCGGTATGACGTCATGCCGGATTCCGAGCAGCCGCGCGCAGCCTTCCGCGTCGTCTAGGCTGTGCTGGCTGGTGAAGGCGGAGGGCATCATCACCGCCCACACCTTGTCGGCACCGAGGGCATCCACCGCGACCGCCGCCGAGAGAGCCGAATCGATCCCGCCCGACAGGCCGAGCAGCACGCCCGGGAAGCCGTTGCGAGTGACGTAGTCGCGCAGGGCGACCACCATCGCGAGATAGACATCCTCGGGGTAGGGCGACAGCGCGTGGAGATCGCGGGTAGCGCAGG
Coding sequences within it:
- a CDS encoding NAD+ synthase, with translation MTDRLTIALAQMNQKVGDLAANAEAILAMRRQAVGADLLLVPELQLVGYPPEDLVLKPAFLRETEAATAALVAATEEPGPAVAFGSIVLREGKAYNALILADEGRELFVTLKRELPNYGTFDEKRVFAAGPLPEPFTFKGVSIGFPICEDLWLEDVPRHLAERGAEILLSPNGSPYEIDKDDLRQRLFSGRSRAVGLPLVYLNRVGGQDELAFDGSSMVFNADGERIIQMRDWEEQLLFTQWHKGEDDRWTCATRDLHALSPYPEDVYLAMVVALRDYVTRNGFPGVLLGLSGGIDSALSAAVAVDALGADKVWAVMMPSAFTSQHSLDDAEGCARLLGIRHDVIPIAAAVDALDTMLGSSFEGRPRDLAEENIQARLRMVTLMALSNKFGPMLLTTGNKSEMSVGYATLYGDMAGGYSVLKDAYKTTVFKLSRWRNEGRPEGLLGPAGPVMPERVITKPPSAELRHDQKDEDSLPPYEKLDPILHGLIDRELSVHEVASETGSEVALVASLETMVLRAEYKRRQAPPGVKLGGRNFGRDRRYPITNAFRTGD
- the ribH gene encoding 6,7-dimethyl-8-ribityllumazine synthase produces the protein MAHILIVEARFYEHLNDLLLAGARAAIEEAGHSHETLTVPGALEVPAAIAMADESGDFDAFVALGVVIRGETYHFEVVCNESARGIMELTLTGMAIGNGILTVENEAQALARADRAQMDKGGGAAAAALAMMALRQRYVG
- the gltX gene encoding glutamate--tRNA ligase, which encodes MTVVTRFAPSPTGRLHVGNIRTALHNFLFARRHGGRFLLRVDDTDRERSTAEAEQAIHADLAWLGLHPHDMVRQSDRFALYERQFEQLRAAGRIYACYETPEELDLRRKILLGRGLPPIYERPEGENTPVEGRAPHWRFRLDHEQPIGWDDLVRGEQKFDPHLLSDPVIRRADGSWLYLLPSVIDDIDLGITHIVRGEDHVSNSAVQLQMFAALGAEPPRLAHEALLVAAEGKLSKRLGAVGVGEMQERGLEPMALLSLLARLGTSQPVEAVADLEPLAASFDFAHFGRAPAHFDMGEVEQLNARLLHAMPFAAVAERVPAWVDEGSWSVLRTALDHVTEIDAWQEVVQGDLAAPDLPAEDRAFLAEAAALAAAVDWSADPWHALTDQLKADTGRKGKALFKPLRLALTGRESGPEMAPLLRLIGRKRSLARLEAGART
- a CDS encoding LolA family protein; the protein is MFQHLNPRLVGVAAMLSLAAPAAIAQQATPLKAVEQSLAATSSMTARFTQSDGRGRTQSGTLSLQRPGKIRFEYGAGANMVMVGDGKNLTFVDYEVGQKSAWPIARSPLAVLLSPQPNLGRIARVEPQTNPGVVIVRARDARRPEFGTLLLAFSKNSAAPGGLMLEGWTAIDAQNKRTTVKLDGQRYNVAIPAGAFTYREPVKRGR
- the ribB gene encoding 3,4-dihydroxy-2-butanone-4-phosphate synthase codes for the protein MATDLIERLTAIIETGEISRSGLARAAGLHPNSLRKLGSSDWNPTADTLGRLEKLLAKGTTEVLVGPEAIINEARNGRMFILVDDDDRENEGDLVIPAQMATPDAINFMARHGRGLICLALTKERIDGLGLPLMARTNGTRHETAFTVSIEARTGVSTGISAADRARTIAVAIDANNSSEDLVSPGHVFPLVARPGGVLVRAGHTEAAVDVSRLAGLNPSGVICEIMREDGTMARLDDLIEFARQHSLKIGTIRDLIAYRLRRDHLVERVAATPFDSPSGQEWQAQVFRDKATGAEQLALILGPLNPEEPVMVRMHSLDLFADVLGEPSERGGLLAGAMKMIEEQGSGVVVALHAASPGSLSRAADRRVGKEVEEGEALRSYGIGAQILAALGIHDMILLSNTRHSPVGLSGYGLAIIEERCIGGDA
- a CDS encoding riboflavin synthase, producing MFTGIITDVGTVRTAQQRGDLRLVIECGYDMGGVDLGASIACSGACLTVVDKGEGWFAVDLSAETVSRTAPGLWQEGARLNLERALRLGDELGGHLVTGHVDGLAEVIGLCPEGDSLRVGLAVPAALGPMLAAKGSVTLDGVSLTVNDVRDVGAQTHFSVNIIPHTAQQTTLAGLSVGRALNVEIDVLARYLQRMVAARAAH
- a CDS encoding energy transducer TonB, producing MLAYAANQRSRRRLSPPTLVMIVAGHAIAIGLLITAKMHVDGLAPPGRTEIYNVPLPPPPPQPVPEAKPQVQRDTVLPPPPDSQIDRIPPVIQSPQPADSFDLGPSINSQVPDIGPALEATLPPPLPPQPQPAIVRVGPRAATPADLLRPPYPESMRRTEAEAVLRLRLSIDARGRVTAVEPLAAADPAFLAAARNHLVRYWRYRPATEDGRAVASVLTITLRFELEE
- the ribD gene encoding bifunctional diaminohydroxyphosphoribosylaminopyrimidine deaminase/5-amino-6-(5-phosphoribosylamino)uracil reductase RibD, which translates into the protein MAEAARLGAAARGTTAPNPNVGCLIVGADGDIVGQGATAPGGRPHAESIALALAGERASGATLYTTLEPCNHRSPRGPTCTDLILASGVAAVVAAIEDPDPRTAGEGLQRLRGAGIDVRLGPGADLARDGMAGWLTRQALGRPRITLKLALSIDGKIALPSGESKWITGEDARAHVHLERAHCDMILVGRGTLAADRPKLDVRLPGLEERSPRRALLSRGEPVEGWEMLRSPADVFRLHDVNDLLVEGGSSTATAFLAEDLVDRILLYRAPIIIGEGRQSVGYIGLDAIGDAHGRWEPRDGRQLGIDRLEVYERVRSEEN